AAAACCGTTCCCGTATCTTCCTATTTTTGCTCAAGCAGCTTATTGAACACCATTTCCAACATCTCGGTATCGGCTATGCCTGGTTCAGATATGACCCTCTGCCCGCTCTTGGCGTAAAAAACATTGTGCGGGATGCTGCTGACCTGGAAGGCCTTGGTGATGTCACGTCCAGCCATGTATACAGGATAATCCATATTCATTTTTTTCATGAAGGGAACAACGACCTTGGAGTCTTCGTCCACTGAAAGACTGATGATGAGCACGCCCTTGTCCGCGTATTTTTTGTTCACGGCCACAAGATCGGGCACTTCCACCTGGCAGGGGGGGCACCATGTGGCAAAAAAGTTGAGCATAACGACCTTGCCCTTGTTCTTGGCCAGAAGATCCATCAACCCGGCAAGATTGAGGGAAGGCACAGACGCGGAAGGCGAGGAAGGCGAAGCGGACGAGGCCGCAAAAGCTGCGCAGGGCAACAGCAGGCAAAGCAAAAGGGGAAGGATGATTTTTTTCATATGATACCTTGATGAGTTTTGGACCCATATATTCCGTCAACAGTTACATGCCGCCCATGACTGCCTGCGGACGCCCGGCATGACTACGCCCGCGCATCAAGTCAGTCTACATAAAATTTTTGGCAGCCCGCACAGCCCCCACCGCGTCGGCGCAATATGCGTCCGCTCCGATGGAATCGGCAAAAGCCTGGGTGACGGCCGCGCCTCCTACCATAACCTTGATCGGCAGCCCTTTTTCTTTCACGATCTGTATGGTGTCTTCCATACGTACCATGGTGGTGGTCATCAAGGCCGACAAGCCGATAATACTCGCTTTATGCTCCAGGGCGCAAGCAACGATGGTCTCCGCAGGCACGTCCTTGCCCGCGTCAACGACGTCAAAACCGTGGTTGCCAAGCAGCAGGGACACAATATTTTTGCCAATATCATGAATGTCGCCCTCCACCGTGGCCATGACAACCACAGGCCTTTCTTCCGGCCCGCGCCCGGCTTCGAGCAGGGGTTTCAGGTGGGCAAAGGCCGTCTGCATGGTTTCCGCTGCGCGGATAAGCTGGGGCAAAAAATACTCGCGCCTCTCATAGCGCGCCCCAACTTCGGTGATGGCCGGAATAAGCACTTCCTGCACAAGGGTGAACGGTTCCGCACCGCTCTTGAGTTCGGCTTCAAGCAGGGGCAGCACATTTTCCCTGTCGCCGTTAAGTACGGCCTCCCCCAGGCTTTTGGCCGCCCCCCCGCCGCCCTGGCGTTGCAGCACGCTGCCCTCTCCCGGTTTCCAACCGGCATATCCTGAAATAAAGGAAGCCGCGTGCGGGTCATGCTCACCCAGAACCTTGAGCGCGTCAGCCGCCTCACGCAGGCGCTGCGCCGAAGGGTTGGCGATGCAGGAGGAAAGCCCGGCCCCGGCCGCGTAAGCCAGAAACGTGGCATTGAGCAGGTCGCGCGCGGGCAGGCCGAAAGAAAGGTTGGAAAGGCCCAGGGTGGTGGGCAGCCCCTCGCTGGAGCACCAGCGCGTCATCTCAAGGCACTGCCGCGCGCCATCCGGGCTGGATGAAACCGCCAGGGCAAGAATGTCCACCATCAAAAGGCGGCGCGGTATGCCCAGTTGTTCGGCACGCCGGATCAGGCTTTCCACCGTGCGAATGCGCTCAGCGGCCTTTTCGGGCAGGGTCGCCCCTTCAAGGGGCAGCAGGATAAAGGGCGCGCCATAGTCGCGGCACAGCGGCCCCAGCAGTTCCATACGTCCGGCTTCGCCGCTGATGGAATTCACCAGAAAGGAACCGGGACAGTACGGAAGGGCATTGGCTATGGCCTGCGCATTGGACGAGTCCACAGAAAGCGGCACGGTAAGACGTCCCACGAGCCTTTGCACCAGTTCCGGCAGCAGGGTCGTTTCATCCACCAGGGGCGCGCCCACGTTGACATCAAGAACGGTTGCCCCGGCCTCAAGCTGGGCGTCGGCAAACTGCATGGCCGTGTCAAAGCGGCCTTCCTGCAATTCCAGCGTAAGCTGCTTTTTGCCTGTGGGATTGATGCGCTCGCCAATGATGGCCAGAGGCTGCCCCGTGCCGATGCGCACCAGTTGCGAGCGGCTTGTGAGGCAGATGCCCCTGCGCTCGATCCTGGGCGCGCTAATTTCGCCAAGGCCCTGCAATGCCTGCGACAGCGCCGCCAGGTGGTCGGGCGTGGTGCCGCAGCAGCCGCCGAGCACCTGTGCGCCCATGTGGGCAAAGGGGGCGGTTTTTTGGGCAAAGCCTTCCGGCCCCAGGGGAAATACAGTTTTCGTGCCGTGCAGTTCAGGCAGCCCAGCATTGGGTTCGGCCATGACGGGGCAGGCGCAGACGCCCAGAAGTTCCGCCACCACGGGTTTCATCTGTTCCGGCCCGAGGCTGCAGTTGGTTCCCACCACATCCACACCCATGTTCTGCATGGTCTCGGCGAAAATGGTGGGCGTGGAGCCTGTAAGGCTGACGCCCTGCTCAAACGTCATTGAAACCATGACCGGCAGGTCGCATTCCTGCCGGGCGGCCACCACCGCCGCCCTGGCCTCGGCCAGATCGAACTGGGTTTCAATAAAGATAAGATCCACCCCGCCCGCCACAAGGCCACGGATCTGCTGGGCAAAGGCCTCAATAAGCTCACGGGGTTCCACGGGGCCAAGGGGCTTGATGAAGTGCCCGGTGGGACCCACATTGCCCGCAACAAAAACGGGGCGGTCCCCCGGACGGGGAACGTCTGCGGCGGCAGCCCGCGCAACGGTGGCCATGCGTTTGTTGAATGCAAAAACATCCATTTCTTTCGGAAGCTTATAAGAATTTCCGCCAAAGGTGCAGGAGGTCAGAATATCAACTCCGGCCTTGAGATAGGAAGCATGGATCCCCCGCAGAATATCGGGGTTTTCCATACAGAATTCTTCGGGGCTTGTACCTGCGGGAAGGCCCGAAGCCTGGAGCATGGTGCCCATGGCCCCGTCCAGAAAAAGAGGACGTCTCGCGCCGAGCGCTTGTCTGAATGTCATGAATGCCGCCACCTTGGCCGTCATATGTAAAAAACTTGAGGGGGCGTCAGCCCCCGTCTGCCTGCAAAGCCCGTCTTTGCTTTCCGGACATAATGCCTGTATGCTGCAAAAACGTCCCCAAGGCCCAGACCGTTCCGGACAGGCTAGCGCCTTGCCGTACCCTCCGGAACCCGCACAACATCCAGAAGGATCTGAGACGGCGTGCCGGACAGATTTCTTAACATGGTCGCACACGGCAGAGGGGATATGGTTGGCCTTTCAGTACTGAATAATATTGAAAAGAACAAACCAAAACTATAGCATACAGACATTGCAGCGCCTTTTTTAGAGCGCCAATGACTGAGTATGGATAAAATGAAAAAAAATAGCAAGATAGCCTCCAACACGGCCAAGGCCGCCCCAAAAACGGTGAAGGGCGAAAAAAATACGCCCCCGGTTGGGGTTGTGGAAATTCTTGATGTGCCCCAAAAACCCAAGGCCCCCAAAGGCCCAACCCGGGGCAGTTCCAGCGCCCGGCCCTCCGCCAGGGCTTCGAAAAAAACGGCTTCCAGCCCGGACGCCGCTCCCCCTCAAGGCAACAGGAAAAAAAAGCTCTCCCCCGTTGCGCCTGATGACGAAAGCCTCCATGACGGCCTGGTGCTTGATGTGGACGAACTGGAGCCAGCCGCCGAACACGACGATGACGACGAGCTTGAGCTTGAGTCCCACGACGATCAGGATGATATCCTTGATACCGCTCTGGACGTGGACATGGACGAGCCCGCCCTGCCCCTTGAAGAAGGTCCGGAGGGCGGCGTGCCTGCGCCCGCGTCCACCCGTCTGCCTGCGGTAGGCACACGCGACAGCCTGCACCTGTACCTGCGGGAAATGAGCAAGTTTCCCATGCTCAAACCCGAAGAAGAGCACGAACTGGCCTTACGCGTACGCGACCATAACGACGCGGACGCGGCCTTTCGTCTTGTGTCGTCGCATCTGCGGCTGGTGGTGCGCATCGCCATGGATTTTCAGCGCCGCTGGATGCAGAACGTGCTGGACCTTGTGCAGGAAGGCAACGTGGGGCTCATGCGCGCGGTCAACAAGTTTGATCCGGACAAGGGCATCAAGTTTTCCTACTATGCCTCGTTCTGGATCAAGGCCTACATTCTCAAGTTCATCATGGACAACTGGCGCATGGTCAAAATCGGCACCACCCAGGTGCAGCGCAAGCTGTTCTACAATCTGAACCGCGAACGCCAGAAGCTCATCATGCAGGGTTTTGACCCTGACGCGGCCATGCTGTCGGAGCGCCTCGGCGTGACCGAAGACCAGATCAACGAGATGGATCAGCGGCTGGCTTCATCCGACATGTCGCTGAACGCACAAGTGGGTGAGGAGTCTGGCGGGGCCACACGCATGGACTTTCTGCCCGCTCTCGGCCCCGGCATTGAAGACAGCCTGGCCTCTGACGAAATCGCGGGACTCGTGCGGTCAAAACTCAAAACCATCATACCCAAACTCAACGAAAAAGAACTGTACATCCTGCACAACAGGTTGCTGACAGACGAGCCGATTACCTTGCGCGAGATAGGCGAACGGTATAATATAACAAGAGAGAGAGTGCGCCAGCTTGAGGCGCGACTGGTGGAAAAAATCGGCCAGCACATGAAGAATGATATAGAAGACTTCTCCGATCACTGGATTCAATCCTAAGCATCACGGATACAGTCCGCAATGAAACGTAAGCACCTAGCGCTCTTTTGCGCCCTGACTCTGGCCGCCGTCACCTCCTTTTCCCTTCTTGGCTGTGGGGGCTGTGCCGGCACCAAGGCTGCCGCCGAAAAAAACGCCGCCGTGGGCGACGCCTGCCCAACCGCACTGCGCAATGTCGAAGTGCGGCAGCCAGAGGATCGTCTTTCGCCTGAAGCAAAAAGTACCTACGCTTTTCTGCTCTATTCCCAGGCGCTCAACGCCGAGGACGAAGCCGCCCTTTTGCAGGCCGCGCCCCTCATGGCCGCCGCAAAACTGCCGCCCAACATCTGGCTTGAGGGCGGCGTCTGGCTGGTAAGCCGCAAGTCCGAAGGGGCCATCCCCTATCTGGAGCAGGGGCTTTCCGTTGCGCCCGACGACATGTCCCTCAACCTGCTCCACGCCGAAGCGCTCATGGAACAGGGCACGCCGGAGCGCGGCGTGGAACTCATGCGGGCCTATCTGAAAAAGCATCCGGGTTCTCTGGACGCGCGCCTGGAACTGGCCCTGCTGCTGGTGAAAAGCAAGGAATATCCCGAAGCCGAAACCCTGCTCAACAGTGTGAGCGCCAAAGAGCGCACGCCGCTGGTGGACTACTACCACGCCCGCGCCCTCATCGGCATGAACCGTCAGGCTGACGCCATACCCTTCCTCCAGAAGGCCATCAAAGAAATGCCGGACTTTGTGGAAGCCATGGCCGAACTGGCCTTCATCCACGAACAGCGCTCGGAATTCAAGCCCGCGCGCGCCCTGTACGAAAAGCTGCTCAAGCTCAATTTTTCGCCTCAGGACGTGCTGCTGCGCCTCATCGGCCTTTCGCTGCGCATGAACCAGCCCGAAAAAGCCCTCAAGTACATGCGCCAGGGGCCGGACACCATACCCTTCAAGCTTACCGTGGCGGGCCTGTTCATCGACTCGCGCCACTACCTTCAGGGAGAAACGCTGCTCAAGCAGATTGCCGCCAGGGACGACGCCCCTGTTGACGTATACCTTTTGCTGGCTGATCTGAACTATGAACAGCGCCGCGACCTGCCCATGGCCCTTTCATGGCTGGACAAAATCCCGCCCAACAGCAAGGCCGCGCCCAGAGCGGCGCTGCTGCGCATACAGCTGCTTGGCGAAGCGGGCAAGGAGCAGGAAGCCCTGACCGTGACCCGGCAGGCCCAAAAACAGTTTGAGGACGCGCCCCAGTTCTGGGAACTGGAAATCCGCCTGCTGGCGCGTCAGAAGCAGCTGCCCCAGGCCCTTGAGGTGGCGCGCAAGGCCTCCAAAAAGTGGCCCGACAATGCGGAAATGGCCTTTCTTCTGGGCTCCCTGCTGGACGAGTCCGGCGACAAGAAGGAAGCCTTCAAGGTTATGGAACACATAATCACCCTGCATCCGGAAAATTATCAGGCCCTCAACTACGTGGGCTATACGCTGGCCGAAGAAAACCGCGATCTTGAAAAGGCCCTGAGCCTGCTCACCAAGGCTGACGCGCTTTCACCCGACCAGTCCTACATTGTGGATTCCCTGGCCTGGGCCCTTTACAAGCTGGGCAGAAATGAAGAGGCCCTCAAGGCCATACGCCGTGCCGTCAAACTCGACGAGCATGTTGACGCTTCCATCTGGGAGCACTATGGCGACATAGCCCTTAAAATGGGGCTCAAAGACGAGGCCCGCACCGCCTATCAGAAGGCGCTGGATCTCAAACCCGCCAATGCGGATGCATTGCGGCAGAGGCTTTCACAGTTATGAAAAAATTTCTTGCGCTTTGCTGCCTTTGCAGCCTTGTGCTGCTGACCGCCTGCGCCAAGCAGCCCTCCCTGGAAATGACGCCTGAAGCCCAGGCCAGGCTTGCGGAACGCTGGCAGAAATTCGCGGCAAGAGGGCAGGACGCCGCCATGGCCCCCTACCGCCTGCAAATGAGCCTGCGCTTTGGTACTGAGGGCGATACCCGCCGTGTTACCGCCCTTTTCTGGGGCAACAGCCAGCGCAGGCTGCGCATGGACGTCATGGCCGGAGTCGGAGCCACCGTGGCCAGAATTCTTGAAGACGGCCAGCATTTCCTTGTCTACAGCCCCACGGACAACAAGGCGTATTTCTATCAGGGCGCTTCCAAACCCCTGCTCCAGGTGGGCGTGCCCGTGCCCTTCAATCTGGAACATCTGGCTGATCTGCTCAACGGCCGCTACAGTCAGGTTTTCGGCAAAGATTTCGCCTCCGCCAGATTTGTGTCAGGCGACCTTGCCCAGTACACCCTGTCCGGCAAACTCGGCGGCGAGCTGACCCTCGATGCCGCTGGCCTGCCCGTGGCCTGGGCTGAAAAAAGCGACAACGGCAAGGGCTGGAAGATGGAAGTGGCCTTTGACGATGCGGCTTCTCCCCTGCCCCAGCGCCTGAATCTGGCGCATGGCAACGGCAAGCGCGCCATCGTGCTTGTCAAGGAAAGGGAAAAGCCCGCCGCGCCCTTTACAGACGGGCAGATGACCTTATCCATACCAGAGGGCGTTCCCCTGCTGCCGCTGTCCAAATACCAGCAGCGCTAGGCCGTGCCGCGTCCACTGGTTTCGGCCGTCCGAACGCTTTTCCGGGTTCCGGGCAGCGAGCGGAGCCAAGCCAGTGCGGACAGGCCCGCAGGTTCCACAGCTTGCAAAAAATGCGCACTCCCGATGCCAGAGCAGTTTTTCTAGCGATGCTGTCGCCATCAATAAGGCTTCTTCGTCGCCTAAGGGCTGCCCTTGAAATTGCTCTGGCGTATGCGGGAGCAGACGCCCGCCGCAGAGGCGTAAGCGCAGTTTATCTGCGCAGGTTATCTGCGCGGTTACACGCCGGAGCGGGCGTCTTGGAAGCATTGGGAATAAATATTCTCAATGCGAAAATGCTCTAAGAAGTTCTGGCAGGCTGATCGGCGCAACCGGTCAGCCTGCCCTCACCCTTGAAGGAGTTGTTATGCAGTCCATCCATATTGCTTCGGACCATACCGGCGTTGACCTTAAAACCACCCTGGCCGAGCATTTGGGTAAAAAGGGTTTCACTGTCGTCAATCACGGCACCGACTCTTCCGACAGTTGCGACTATCCCGTGCTGGCGCACAAGCTTTGCGCCGCCGTGGAAGCTTCGGGCGATCCGGGCATTCTCATCTGCGGCACGGGGCTCGGCGTTTCCATTGCCGCCAACCGTCATCCCGATATCCGCGCCGCCCTCTGCACCACAGAACTGCACGCGCGCATGGCGCGCCAGCACAATAACGCCAATGTTCTCTGCCTTGGCGCGCGCATAACCGGCGTGGAGCTGGCGAAAGCCATTGTAGACGCTTTTATGGAAAACACCTTTGAGGGCGGCCGCCACCAGCGCCGTCTGGATATGCTCAACCTCCCAGCATAAAAGGAAGATCATGCAGCTCTACAATACCCTTGGCCGCCAGAAGGAAACATTTGTGCCGGTACACCCCGGCAAGGTGAACATGTATGTCTGCGGCATCACTGCATATGACTACTGCCACATAGGGCACGCCCGCTCGGCGCTGGTGTTCGACGTGCTTGTGCGCCAGTTGCGCCATCTGGGGCTGGACGTGACCTTTGTGCGCAATTTTACGGACGTGGACGACAAGATCATCAACCGCGCCAACAAGGAAAACCGCGACTGGCGCGAAGTGGCCCAGACCTATATTGACGCCTTTCACGAAGACATGGACAGGCTGGGCGTACTGCGTGCGGATGTAGAGCCGCGCGCCACGGATTATATCAAGGAAATTCAGGATCTCTGCGCAAAGCTGATCGCTGGCGGCAAGGCCTATGCCACCCCTTCGGGCGACGTGTACTTCAGGGTGCGCTCGTATGCGCCTTACGGCAAGCTCTCAGGCCGCAGCCTGGACGAACTGCTTTCCGGCGCGCGCGTGGCTCCTGGCGAAGAAAAGGAAGACCCGCTGGACTTTGCCCTGTGGAAGGCCGCCAAGCCCGGCGAACCCTCGTGGGAAAGTCCCTGGGGCCAGGGCAGACCCGGCTGGCACATCGAGTGCTCGGCCATGAGCGAATCCTATCTGCCCCTGGATATTCACGGCGGCGGGCAGGACCTCGTGTTCCCGCACCACGAAAACGAAATCGCCCAGACCGAGGCCGTCTGCCATTGCCATCTGGCCCGCTACTGGGTGCATAACGGCTTTGTGCAGGTCAACGCGGAAAAGATGTCCAAGTCCCTTGGCAACTTCAAGACCATCCGCGACATCCTTGAAAGCTATTTGCCGGAAACCCTGCGCTTCTTCTTGCTGGGCAAGCACTACCGCAGCCCCATCGATTTCACGGCCGACAGCATGGACGAGGCCGAAAAAGCCCAGCACCGGGTGTACACCGCCCTGCGCGAAGCGGAAAAAGCCCTCCAGCGCGAAAAGTGGAAAAAAATCCCCCTGCCCCAGGAGACAGCCGACGAATGGGCCGCGCAGCCCAAGGCGCTGGACGAGGCCATGGACGATGACCTTAATACCGCGCAGGCTCTGGGGCACATCTTCACCCAGGTGCGTATCGTGAACCGCCTGCTTGAAGACAAGAACATGCGCGCCAGCGAAGCCGTGCGGGACATCCTGCGGGAGTTTCTGGTCCGTGCGGAACAGTGGAACGCGCGACTGGGCCTTTTTGGCCAGCAACCCGACGCGTTTTTGACCGCCTTGCGGGGCATACGCGCCAGCCGCAAGAACATTGACATGCCCCGTGTGGAAGCCCTGCTGCAAGAACGGCAGGCTGCCCGCGCCAACAAGGATTTTGCCACCTCCGACGCCCTGCGCCAGGCTTTGCTCGATCTCGGCGTAAGCGTGCGCGACACCCCTGAAGGGCAGGACTGGGATCTCGAGTAGACCCAGCGCGGGCACTCAGGAGAACCTATGCTGCATTACTGTGCTCCCCGCCGATGGACGGCCCTGATCGTGCTGCTGGCCTTTCTGCTGCCGCAGATATGCCCCGCGCCCGCTCAGGCCTTCTTTTTCGGCGGTGTTACCATTAAAGACGAAAAGGAGATGGGAGAAAAATTCGATGTTATGGTGCGTTCCAATCTGCCCATCATCGAAGACCCTGAGGTCAAGCAGTATGTGGACTATATGCTGGCCCGGCTGGTAAAGGCCATTCCGCCCCAGCCGTTCACCTTCAAGGCCACCACCATACTGCATAATTCTCTCAACGCCTTTGCCGTTCCCGGCGGGTACGTATACGTATTCACCGGGCTTATCATGAATCTGGACAAGGAAGAGGAACTGGCGGGCGTACTGGCCCACGAACTGGCCCACGTCACCCAGCGCCACGTGGCCTCGCGCCTGCAAAAGGCCCAGTTCGTCACCCTCGGCTCACTGCTGCTGGCCGTGGCGGGCGTGGCTGCGGGTGGCGCGGGCGGCGGGGCTCTGGCCATGGGCGCTCTGGGGGCCGGGCAATCGGCCATGCTCAACTACAGCCGCCTGGATGAAAATGAGGCTGACCAAATCGGCCTGCAATACCTCATTGCCGCTGGCTATCCGCCCGAGGGCATGGTGGCGGGCTTCAAGGTGCTGCGCCAGAAAAGCTGGATGAGCGGCATCAGCGTGCCCACCTACCTCTCCACCCACCCCGCCCTGGGCGACCGCATCAACGGGCTCCAGGCCCGCATCCAGACCATGGGCAAGTCCGTCCAGAACCGCAGCCAGGACAACAAGCGCTTCACCCGCGTGAAGACCCTGCTTTGGGCCAGATATGGCGACGATCAGGCGGCCCTGCAACGCTTTTCCGGCAGCGACGGCCTTTCAAGCATGGGCCGGGGCATTGTGCTCGCGAGGCAAAACCGCATAAACGAGGCCAGCACGGCCTTTGACCAGGCCCTCAAGGCCTCCCCGGACGATCCGCTGGTGCTGCGCGAGGCAGGAGCCTTCCACTACCGCAAGGGCGACATGGGCCGGGCTGACGGGCTGCTGTCCAAGGCCATGCGCATTGACCCCAAGGACTACATGGCCGCCTTTTTCTATGCCCGCATGCTGGACGAAACAAACAGGCAGGCGCAAGCGGTCGGTTACTACAAACAGGTGCTGCGCTATGTGCCCGAGGATGCCGAGGTGCACGAAGCCTACGCCCGTTCGCTGGGCAAGACGGGCAATACGCCCGACGCCTACATTCACATGGCTTACAGCGCCATCTACTCACACAACAAAAAACTTGCCGAGCGTTATTTTAACGAGGCCAAGAGCATGTCGGCCCGCACCACGGACAAAACCGCCTTCAAGCGCCTTGAAACCGTCTATAAAGAACGCAAGGAAATCTGGGATAAAAATTGATGGAAACGCACGCCACTACTATTCTCGCCGTTCGCAAAAACGGCCTGGTGGCCCTGGCTGGCGACGGCCAGGTGACCATGGGACAGAACATGATCATGAAGCACGCGGCGCAAAAAGTGCGCCGCCTGCATGACGGCAAAATTCTGGCGGGCTTCGCCGGCGCCACGGCCGACGCCTTTACCCTGTTTGAACTTTTTGAGGCCAAACTCAAGGAAGTGCGCGGTAATATGGTGCGCGCCGCCGTGGAAATGACCAAGGACTGGCGCAAGGACAAATACCTGCGCAAGCTTGAAGCCATGCTGCTTTTGGCCGACACCGAGCACATACTCGTGCTTACGGGCACGGGCGACGTCATTGAACCGGACGACAATGTGGCCGCCATCGGCAGCGGCGGCCCCTACGCTCTTGCGGCGGCACGGGCGCTGTCGCGCCACAGCGACCTTGACGCTGAAACCATAGCGCGCGAATCCATGCGCATTGCCGCCGAGATCTGCGTGTACACCAACGACCACGTGACGCTTGAAACCCTGTAGGCCCGACCGGCTGAAAAACAAGGATAGGCCATGAGTGTTGTCATTGCGGGCTGCAAGGTGAATCTCGGGCTGCGCATCACCGGCGTGCGCCCGGACGGCTATCACGAGATAGATTCACTCTTCTATCCTCTGTCGCGCCCCTGCGATCAGCTGAAACTGCGTATCACGGAAACCCCCGGCATTGTGGTGCGCTGCGAGGGGCCAGCCAGCGCAACGCTGGACGAAAGCGACAATACCCTTACAAGGGCCTACGCGGCCTTTGCTGCGGCTGTTGCCAGCCCCATGCCCGGCCTTGAAGTGCGCCTGCGCAAAGGCATTCCTTCCGGGGCAGGGCTTGGCGGCGGCAGCAGTGACGCGGCAGCCCTTTTGCGCTGGCTCAACAGCAGGACGACCACGCCGCTGGACGCGCAGGCCCTGGCGGCGGTGGCGCTGAGCGTGGGCGCCGACGTGCCCTTTTTTCTTCATGAAGGCCCCTGTCGCGTTCGCGGCATAGGCGAAATCGTCGAGCCTGTCCGGCCCCATCTGTCCGGCCTGCGCCTCGTGCTGGTATGCCCCGGCATCCACGTGAGCACGCCGCGCGCCTTTGCCGATTACGACGCCCATATGGCTTCCGTGGGCGGCAGCGAAAGCCAAAACAACTTGACAAGAGACCAAAGCAAGGCTAATGGAACTTTTCTCTCCCGAGGGCGGTTTGATGCTGACCTGGACAATGACCTCGAAACTGTTGTCTTTGCACGTCACCCCGAACTTGCCGACATCAAGGCCACCCTGCTGCGCTGCGGCGCCGTAGCGGCCTCAATGAGCGGCAGCGGTTCCAGCATACTGGGACTTTTTGGGCGCGAGGCCATTGTGGAAACACAGGCGGCCACGGCCACGCTTCAGGGAGAGAACAGGCGCGTCTACGCGCATGTGCTGTAACAGCACTGGGATGTAGCCAAGTGGTAAGGCAACGGGTTTTGGCTCCGTCATTCGAAGGTTCGAACCCTTCCATCCCAGCCACAGCATACTGCCGGGCCGCGCTTTGATTGCCGGGCGGGCGTGGCCGGAAAGTATCCGGGCGCTCCCATTGCCGTGCGGGCCACTGTCCGCATCCGGCGCCGCAACGGCGGCTGTCTGATTGTCAGCACCGCTGGCTGGCGGGCAAAGGTTTATAACCCAAATTGCTCTTTGACGCGCACAAGGCAGGGCGGTTCATGTTCAGCGATCTAAAGATCGTCACCGGTTCTTCCAATCCGGAGTTGGCCAAGGCAATCTGCGACCATTTGGGCTGTCAGCTCACCCCGACGTTGGCTACGACGTTCAGCGACGGGGAGTTGCGTATTGAAATCGGTGACAATGTCCGTGGCGACGACGTTTTTGTGGTGCAGCCCACGTGCCCGCCAAACGTCAACCGTAACCTGGTGCAGCTCTGTCTTATGCTGGACGCCCTCAAGAGGGCCAGCGCCGGGCGCATCACAGCCGTGATTCCCTACTACGGCTATGCCCGCCAGGACCGCAAGGTCAGCCCCCGCGCGCCCATAAGCGCCAAGATGGTGGCCGACTTCATCAGCGTGTCCGGGGCGGAACGCGTGGTTACCATAGATTTGCACGCGGGCCAGATTCAGGGCTATTTTGACTGCCCTGTGGACAATCTTTTTGCCGTGCCCGTCATGCTGGACGCCCTGCGCAAGCTCGGCGACGAAAAAATGGTCATTGTTTCACCTGATGCCGGCGGTGTGGAAAGAGCCAGGGCCTATGCCAAGCGCCTCAACGCTCCGCTGGCCATCGTGGACAAAAGACGCGACAAGCCCAATCAGGCCCAGGCCATGCATGTCATCGGCGACGTGGAAGACCGCTTGGCCATTATGGTTGACGACATGATAGACACTGCGGGCACCCTGTGCGCCGGAGCTGAAGTTCTGCTGAAAAACGGGGCCAGAAGAATTGTGGCCTGCGCCACGCACCCCGTGCTGTCCGGCCCTGCCATTGACCGCATCAATAGCACCGAGGCGCTTTCGCAGGTCTTTGTTACCGACACTATCCCGCTGGGC
This DNA window, taken from Desulfovibrio sp. 86, encodes the following:
- a CDS encoding tetratricopeptide repeat protein — its product is MKRKHLALFCALTLAAVTSFSLLGCGGCAGTKAAAEKNAAVGDACPTALRNVEVRQPEDRLSPEAKSTYAFLLYSQALNAEDEAALLQAAPLMAAAKLPPNIWLEGGVWLVSRKSEGAIPYLEQGLSVAPDDMSLNLLHAEALMEQGTPERGVELMRAYLKKHPGSLDARLELALLLVKSKEYPEAETLLNSVSAKERTPLVDYYHARALIGMNRQADAIPFLQKAIKEMPDFVEAMAELAFIHEQRSEFKPARALYEKLLKLNFSPQDVLLRLIGLSLRMNQPEKALKYMRQGPDTIPFKLTVAGLFIDSRHYLQGETLLKQIAARDDAPVDVYLLLADLNYEQRRDLPMALSWLDKIPPNSKAAPRAALLRIQLLGEAGKEQEALTVTRQAQKQFEDAPQFWELEIRLLARQKQLPQALEVARKASKKWPDNAEMAFLLGSLLDESGDKKEAFKVMEHIITLHPENYQALNYVGYTLAEENRDLEKALSLLTKADALSPDQSYIVDSLAWALYKLGRNEEALKAIRRAVKLDEHVDASIWEHYGDIALKMGLKDEARTAYQKALDLKPANADALRQRLSQL
- a CDS encoding RNA polymerase factor sigma-32 — translated: MVLDVDELEPAAEHDDDDELELESHDDQDDILDTALDVDMDEPALPLEEGPEGGVPAPASTRLPAVGTRDSLHLYLREMSKFPMLKPEEEHELALRVRDHNDADAAFRLVSSHLRLVVRIAMDFQRRWMQNVLDLVQEGNVGLMRAVNKFDPDKGIKFSYYASFWIKAYILKFIMDNWRMVKIGTTQVQRKLFYNLNRERQKLIMQGFDPDAAMLSERLGVTEDQINEMDQRLASSDMSLNAQVGEESGGATRMDFLPALGPGIEDSLASDEIAGLVRSKLKTIIPKLNEKELYILHNRLLTDEPITLREIGERYNITRERVRQLEARLVEKIGQHMKNDIEDFSDHWIQS
- the rpiB gene encoding ribose 5-phosphate isomerase B, which encodes MQSIHIASDHTGVDLKTTLAEHLGKKGFTVVNHGTDSSDSCDYPVLAHKLCAAVEASGDPGILICGTGLGVSIAANRHPDIRAALCTTELHARMARQHNNANVLCLGARITGVELAKAIVDAFMENTFEGGRHQRRLDMLNLPA
- a CDS encoding homocysteine S-methyltransferase family protein, whose product is MTFRQALGARRPLFLDGAMGTMLQASGLPAGTSPEEFCMENPDILRGIHASYLKAGVDILTSCTFGGNSYKLPKEMDVFAFNKRMATVARAAAADVPRPGDRPVFVAGNVGPTGHFIKPLGPVEPRELIEAFAQQIRGLVAGGVDLIFIETQFDLAEARAAVVAARQECDLPVMVSMTFEQGVSLTGSTPTIFAETMQNMGVDVVGTNCSLGPEQMKPVVAELLGVCACPVMAEPNAGLPELHGTKTVFPLGPEGFAQKTAPFAHMGAQVLGGCCGTTPDHLAALSQALQGLGEISAPRIERRGICLTSRSQLVRIGTGQPLAIIGERINPTGKKQLTLELQEGRFDTAMQFADAQLEAGATVLDVNVGAPLVDETTLLPELVQRLVGRLTVPLSVDSSNAQAIANALPYCPGSFLVNSISGEAGRMELLGPLCRDYGAPFILLPLEGATLPEKAAERIRTVESLIRRAEQLGIPRRLLMVDILALAVSSSPDGARQCLEMTRWCSSEGLPTTLGLSNLSFGLPARDLLNATFLAYAAGAGLSSCIANPSAQRLREAADALKVLGEHDPHAASFISGYAGWKPGEGSVLQRQGGGGAAKSLGEAVLNGDRENVLPLLEAELKSGAEPFTLVQEVLIPAITEVGARYERREYFLPQLIRAAETMQTAFAHLKPLLEAGRGPEERPVVVMATVEGDIHDIGKNIVSLLLGNHGFDVVDAGKDVPAETIVACALEHKASIIGLSALMTTTMVRMEDTIQIVKEKGLPIKVMVGGAAVTQAFADSIGADAYCADAVGAVRAAKNFM
- a CDS encoding TlpA family protein disulfide reductase, whose translation is MKKIILPLLLCLLLPCAAFAASSASPSSPSASVPSLNLAGLMDLLAKNKGKVVMLNFFATWCPPCQVEVPDLVAVNKKYADKGVLIISLSVDEDSKVVVPFMKKMNMDYPVYMAGRDITKAFQVSSIPHNVFYAKSGQRVISEPGIADTEMLEMVFNKLLEQK